The window ATGTCGGCTACGTGCCGAAGACCCTCGCCCACTACATCGAGAATACCGGCGACGAGCCCGTGCGCGTGCTCAACGTGTTCCACACCGGCGTCTACAAGGACGTCTCGCTGAACAACTGGCTCGCGCTGACGCCCCGCCACCTGGTCGAGGGCCACCTCGATGTCGGCGATCCCCTGATGTCCGCCTTCCGTCCCACCCGGCAGCCCGTCGTCAAGGGCTGACGGTTCGCCGGGACGACGCCCCCATCCGGGGAGAGGCACATGCCCCCTGTGCCTTCGCCGGATGAGGGGCGAGATCACCACGCGGCACGACGCACCCTGCGAGCCTGACCGGCCGGGGTGCGAACGATCCCTCGCGCCTTCGAAGCCCGCGCACGCGGGTCCACCGACCGCTCAACGGGAAAACCCCCATGGCCACGACTGTTCTCACGGCGAACGACAACAGCAATGCCGATCCGCTGGTGGAACGGCCCGTGGTCGGCTTCCTGCTCGCCTTCATGGCGGGGTCGCTCAATGCGTGGACGCTGCCGAACGCCCAGACCTTCGCGACGGTGCAGTCCGGCAACGTGGTGCAAAGCGGCTACTGGCTGGTGCAGGGCGACTGGGAGAAGTTCACCTTTCCCTTCGTGTCCGTGATCGCGTTCGGGCTCGGCTCGGCGTTCTGCGGCGCGCTGATGACGACCATCCTGAAGCGCGGCGAGATCTTCACGCCGGTGGTGCTGTTCCTGCAGGCCGCCATGCTGCTGGTGTTCGCCTATTTCGCCCATCAGCGCCTGATCGGCGACGCCGGGATCAACCCGCACCATATCGCCTACGGCATCAGCTTCGTGGCCGGGATG of the Pseudoxanthobacter soli DSM 19599 genome contains:
- a CDS encoding YoaK family protein, whose protein sequence is MATTVLTANDNSNADPLVERPVVGFLLAFMAGSLNAWTLPNAQTFATVQSGNVVQSGYWLVQGDWEKFTFPFVSVIAFGLGSAFCGALMTTILKRGEIFTPVVLFLQAAMLLVFAYFAHQRLIGDAGINPHHIAYGISFVAGMQGNAFHKNHGMLYGNVAVTFVVQMAFNFLVQGLFKRTGIEGQPNLLWSGIFFLVLLGFAAGGGIGFLIGEYVLSTGAILLPTAIALVLGLIAVADAFRHKAVDPSSGGTFA